tgaagaagacttttgagagcccCTTGGACAGAAAGGAGgtaaaatcagtcaatatttaaaggaaTTAATTCATTCTTCACTgcaaggtcaaatactgaagctgaagcttaaatactttggccacatgatgaggaggcaggactcattggaaaagaccctaatgatgagaaagatgaaagggaaaagaaaatggggatggcagagaatgagCTTGATAGATAGTATCAtcgaaacaacaaatatgaaccTGGAGAGACTtcgagagatagtggaggatagaagggcctggcatgatATGGTTCACTAAGagtgagaaatgactgaacaactgaacagcaacaaagacttaagaaagtgttcaAGAAAGTGTTAATGTAGATTAGACTTCTAAGTATGCAGATcacctacctagctgccctaaatatttatctatctatctatctatctatctatctatctatctatctatctattcatctatctatcttttttaGAGAGATAGAGATGCCATCCCTCTCTGCCAGTGTCAAACACCCTCTCCCTGACCATCTTGTATCTTCCCATAAAGCCTGGCCTAGAGGTAATTATCTCacaggtggttgttgttgttgttgtttctcagtcttgtccaactcttcgtgacctcatctaggattttcttagcaaagatgctagagtcatttgacctttctttctccagcatgttttccagatgaggaaactaaggcaaacagggttaagtgacttgtccagagtcgcatagctagtaaatgtcagaggccagatttgaactctggaaaatgagtattcctgactctaggcctggtactctatccattgcaacacCTAGTTGCTGTTTTTCTACTTCCAATAATATGTGAAAGACCTCATTTCTTGTCACGATCCCCACCCTGTGCTCCTATTTCTACCATTGGCACGGAAAACCTAGCACCATACCTGTTCCCCACATGCACCTGTATTTGGTTAAGGCTCTGAGTAtctgtatttttcttgtttcctgAATTTTCCCTTTAGGTGGGCCCTGGTGACTTCTTCCTGGTGTTTTCAGGCACATAAGGACACAGCTATTCTAACTATCTTTAACCAGCAACAGAAGGAAGGATACCCAGGCTCAAGGTAGAGGCAAAAGAGTTCTCAGCTGTCTCTCATTCTGCCTTCTACTCCATGAAGGAATCCTTTCTACACAATAGTTGACAGTGCCACCAAGCCAAATCTTGAATATTTTCACTGATGGGGAGCACATAACCTCACAACACAGGTGCTTCCATTTTAGAATTGAACTAGTTTTAGAAACATTCTTATGTATGCTTTATATGGACGATAATATTCTTCATTTTAGTTTAAATTTATCAAAAGTGCCTGTGCCAATAAAGTCCTCAAGACTGGAGATTGTGAACAAACTTAGCTTCTGTTTTCCCATTTGAGGGAAAACCATTTGTCATATTGATTCTGCTTGCTTTCCTAACCCCTCATTGCTATGTCAACCCTTAACACATCTGAGGTCCAGATATCCACCTTCCAACTAATTGGGATCCCAGGGCTGGAGCAAGTCCACATTTGGATATCCATCCCCATCTGCCTCATATATATTATTGCCACCCTAGGCAATTGCACCATCCTTATTCTAATCAAAACAGAGGCCTCACTTCATGAGCCTATGTACTATTTTCTCTCTATGCTGGCTGTTTCTGACCTTgggctttccctctcttccttaccTACCATGTTGAGAATTTTTTTATTCAACACTACAGGAATTTCCACTGATGCCTGTATTGCCCAAGAGTTCTTCATCCATGCCTTCACTGCCATGGAATCTTCAGTACTGCTCATAATGTCCCTTGATCGTGTCATAGCCATCCACAAGCCCCTAAGATACAGCTCTATCCTCACCATTAGTAGGATCATCAAAATTGGTTTGATCTTTGCCATTAGATGTCTCATACTCATACTCCCATTTCCCATCACATTGAAGAGACTGACATTTTGTAATAGAAACCTCCTCTCCCATTCTTATTGTCTCCACCAGGATGTTATGAGACTGGCCTGCTCTGATAACCGGGTCAATGTTATCTATGGGTTTTTTGTTGCTCTTGTAGGCATGCTAGACTTAGCAATGATTTCAATGTCCTACATACTGATCCTAAAGACAATTTTTGGCATTGCATCTCATCAAGAGCAATTAAAGGCCTTCAACACCTGCATTTCCCATATCTGTGCAGTACTCATTTTCTATGTGCCCATTGTCACCCTAGCTATTGTCCACCGCTTTGCCAAACATAGCTCCCCACTTATTAGGATACTGATTGCTGATATTTATGTTTTGATTCCTCCACTGATGAACCCTATTGTGTACTGTGTGAAGACTCATCAAATCCGGGAGAAGATCATAGGGAAACTGTGTCTGAAGAAGGCCTGATGAGTGAGCACAATGATTTTGTTCTTTagtttttggtttctttgttttttactgtCACACATAACTTAAAGAATGTGAGCTTGCCTGCTTCTCCCCAAGAGGTCCAGGATGGACAAGCCTTGGAATTAATCTCAGGtctagaatgaaataaaaatcagtgGAATATGAATTCTCTTCAGAATTTTGAATTACTTGTTGGTAcacaacatttatatatatatacatatttatatatatttacttatatgaCCCATTGCTTcaagatatcttttttttccatttctaactCATTGCTTGCAGTACCTccccataaacacacacatacacctaccCACAcctatgtgtatctctctctatatatatagatacatacatacacatacacacacatatatatgtatgtatacatacatatatgtgtgtgtgtgttccaatTAACAAGCTTATgttttccctctctccacccccaccataCTGGGGGGAATAATggacaaaatatttgtaaaaatacacATTGTCAAATGAAGCAAATTGCTGTATTGGTCACATACAAAATATGTGTCATTCTTCATTTTGGAGTTAAGGAGTTGAGTACATGCTCCATCACTGGCTCTCTACAATCATGGCTGGTCATGCATtgctcaaagtttttttttttttttccacagatgtttgtctttataatattgttacaACATAAATCAATCATACTATAGTCTTGATAATattctgtttaattttttaaattattacttGTTACAGATATTGgtttgtcattttatttctcccttttaattCTCTCTTATTTAGGTTTCAAGACCATATTTCCATCATAGTAGATATTTTACAGAATCTTCTCTTTTCAGACATTTGCAAAAACGTCTACATGATATTGACATTTTTTTGGGACTGTTTGAtaaaatttgcttgtaaatccatctgcccCTATTCTCTTTCTCACCACCTCTTCCCCCTTAAGAGTTCATATACatgtttttcaatttctttttctcagattaACTTATGTAAGTTCTCTCTTTCCTATTCTCTTATTTAGGCATATGCTATATTTTGGTAGCATTCAtacatttaatttgattttttttatcacacaggcaaaaatagttttgattaatttcctttatttcttcttcattgactgcaaattttcctttttttgttttagatattgggaatttatgttttctcctcctcaatcaaattagctaatagtttaacttttttttccaaaaagtacCTGCTTCTTGTTTTACTTACTGATTTTTGAAATTTGCCTTCAATTTTGCAAATCCTCCCATGCTTAGCAATGTAAATTTAACAGACTTCATTTTCTGCCCAAAATGTCTTCTGAGGTAGAATTGGTACTAGCCCTAGTGGGATGCTAGGCACTGGAAGACCACATAGCCACTCAACCACACATATGTATTGTCCCAGTTCCTTTTTCTTCAGTCCTTTGGCTGAACTCTTTTGCCAGGCAAAACATTACTGTGCTGCAATTCCAACTTGAGTAAGCTTCTCCCTTTTGGTTTCCTGCCACTGGAAGGAGGGGTTATTAGAATTCTGTTGCAAGTCCGAGAATTGGCTTGTGCAGCCCTGCTAATGAAAGATGGTAGACAGTGGGAGCTAGAGTACTGAGGGAACATGTTAGGGATTAGCCTTCTCTAATTGGCTAATGCAGTTATTACCTAGTTATGGTTCTTGGTGTTCTAGACTGTAGAGATGACTGAAATCACTTTATTTGTTTTGGACAAAATTCTTATGGAAAAGTTCAAGAgtttgtgagcatcaaataaaatGCCTGGCcctccatcttgttggtcacttgacccagatgtctctgtttgtcctttttttttaaataaagtctagttttactgttttcttttatgaGATCATGATTACAAACTCATGCATTTTTTGAGTTTAGCAGAAATGTAATACATTTtgctccaaccccttatttttaACACTTTATGAACATTTATATTCCAGAAGTGTTTGTTGCAAACAGCATATGTTGGATTTTGCCGTACTGTTCCATTCATACATGAATTCAACTCATTCATATTCATTACTTTGACCGAagtttttttccttgatctttaTTGGAATAGTggtacgagagagagagagagagaaagagagagagagagagagagagagagagagagagagagagagagatagcagtAAGGAGTCAATTATGAGTGAAGCAAATAGCTGGATTGCAAGATGGATAGCAATCTATCCCTGCATGACATAAGAGTCTccttatgtacatatatttacagCAGCATTCATAAGCTAAACATTATTCTTAATAACattgaacaaaaagaaagatgactATCCATAGTGCAGGAGATCATACAAAAAGAATAGTATGCATGTTGAAGAAAAAATGTCTCTTCTTAGCTACAAGAGATAGACAAGAGGTTTATGTCTAAATatagtggttgttgttcagttgtgtctgactctttgtgaccccattttgtggttttcttggcaaaaatactggagtggcttgccattcccttttccagctcattttacagatgaggaaactgagacaaacagggttaagggacttgcccaggatcatacttctggtaagtgtctgaggacagatttgaaatcatgaagataaataagtcttcctgattccaagcccagtgctctgtctactgtgccacctagctacaaaTCTAGGTGCTTTCACATAAATCAAAACAGTCTGCCCATTGGACCAGAAAGGGAGGAGAACTCTCCTAG
This Trichosurus vulpecula isolate mTriVul1 chromosome 2, mTriVul1.pri, whole genome shotgun sequence DNA region includes the following protein-coding sequences:
- the LOC118839450 gene encoding olfactory receptor 51A7-like, which produces MSTLNTSEVQISTFQLIGIPGLEQVHIWISIPICLIYIIATLGNCTILILIKTEASLHEPMYYFLSMLAVSDLGLSLSSLPTMLRIFLFNTTGISTDACIAQEFFIHAFTAMESSVLLIMSLDRVIAIHKPLRYSSILTISRIIKIGLIFAIRCLILILPFPITLKRLTFCNRNLLSHSYCLHQDVMRLACSDNRVNVIYGFFVALVGMLDLAMISMSYILILKTIFGIASHQEQLKAFNTCISHICAVLIFYVPIVTLAIVHRFAKHSSPLIRILIADIYVLIPPLMNPIVYCVKTHQIREKIIGKLCLKKA